From the Methanomassiliicoccales archaeon genome, one window contains:
- a CDS encoding winged helix-turn-helix transcriptional regulator: MDEIDIAIGRSLMLNSRMSYSDLGKSLGLTPQAVHHRVQELMDAGIITHTGTYISERYHGNMWVVVFGWSRATSMDQLAARLEKERNVAVIFVASGNFVYIHGLVRDASDMARFVSMVQREAIMHEVQVGILPTPSPSPRDAFTNLDLRIVKALESDARRPIKDVAEEVGVTVKTARKRLDRMTEQGLIVHSIHWRLDSQPDPITNIHLTVREDV, translated from the coding sequence GTGGACGAGATCGACATCGCCATCGGCCGCAGCCTGATGCTGAACTCCAGGATGTCCTATTCCGATCTAGGGAAGTCCCTCGGGCTGACCCCTCAGGCCGTCCATCACCGCGTCCAGGAGCTGATGGACGCCGGCATCATCACCCACACCGGCACCTACATCAGCGAGCGCTACCATGGCAACATGTGGGTCGTGGTCTTCGGCTGGTCCCGCGCTACCTCCATGGACCAGCTGGCGGCGAGACTGGAGAAGGAGCGAAACGTTGCCGTGATCTTCGTGGCCAGCGGCAACTTCGTCTACATCCATGGCCTGGTCAGGGACGCGAGCGACATGGCCCGTTTCGTCTCCATGGTGCAGAGAGAGGCCATCATGCACGAGGTGCAGGTGGGCATCCTGCCAACACCTTCTCCGTCACCAAGGGATGCGTTCACCAACCTCGACCTGCGCATCGTCAAGGCGCTGGAATCGGATGCCCGCCGGCCGATAAAGGACGTGGCTGAGGAGGTCGGCGTCACCGTCAAGACGGCCCGGAAACGGCTGGACCGGATGACCGAGCAGGGCCTGATCGTCCATTCCATCCACTGGCGCCT